Proteins co-encoded in one Bradyrhizobium sp. 170 genomic window:
- a CDS encoding GDP-L-fucose synthase: MASLPFELKGKTVYVAGHRGMVGSALVRRLAAENVELLTATRSEADLRDQAAVNKWFAAKRPQVVFLAAAKVGGIVANNTLRAEFLYDNLAIATNVIHAAHVHGAEKLMFLGSSCIYPKLAPQPLREDAMLTGPLEPTNEPYAIAKIAGIKMVEAYRSQYGADFINVMPTNLYGSGDNYHPEYSHVVAALIRRFHEAKVSGASEVVVWGTGTPRREFLYVDDLADACIHLMKSYSADELVNIGTGEDITIAEFARVVAATVGYTGEIGFDTSRPDGTPRKLLDVSRLAKLGWRASTSLEEGIRLAYRAFLSETK; encoded by the coding sequence ATGGCAAGCCTTCCGTTTGAGCTGAAGGGCAAGACGGTCTACGTCGCCGGGCATCGCGGCATGGTCGGCTCGGCGCTGGTGCGCCGGCTGGCGGCCGAAAACGTCGAGCTGCTGACGGCGACCCGCAGCGAGGCCGATCTGCGCGATCAGGCCGCGGTCAACAAATGGTTCGCCGCCAAGCGCCCGCAGGTGGTGTTTCTGGCGGCGGCCAAGGTCGGCGGCATCGTCGCCAACAACACGCTGCGCGCCGAATTCCTCTACGACAATCTGGCGATTGCGACGAATGTGATTCACGCGGCGCATGTCCATGGCGCCGAGAAGCTGATGTTCCTCGGCTCGTCCTGCATCTACCCCAAGCTGGCGCCGCAGCCGTTGCGCGAGGATGCCATGCTGACGGGGCCGCTGGAGCCGACCAACGAGCCCTATGCGATTGCCAAGATCGCGGGCATCAAGATGGTGGAGGCCTATCGCAGCCAGTACGGCGCCGACTTCATCAACGTGATGCCGACCAATCTTTATGGAAGCGGCGACAATTATCATCCCGAGTACAGCCACGTCGTCGCCGCCCTGATCCGCCGCTTCCACGAGGCGAAAGTTTCCGGCGCCAGCGAGGTCGTGGTCTGGGGCACCGGCACGCCGCGGCGCGAATTCCTCTATGTCGACGATCTCGCGGATGCCTGCATCCATTTGATGAAGAGCTATTCCGCGGACGAACTGGTCAATATCGGCACCGGCGAGGACATCACGATTGCCGAATTCGCCCGCGTGGTCGCGGCGACCGTCGGCTATACCGGCGAGATCGGTTTCGACACCTCGCGCCCGGACGGCACCCCGCGCAAACTGCTCGATGTCAGCCGGCTGGCGAAACTCGGCTGGCGCGCCTCTACCTCGCTGGAAGAGGGCATCAGGCTCGCCTACCGGGCGTTCCTCAGCGAGACGAAGTGA
- the gmd gene encoding GDP-mannose 4,6-dehydratase: protein MTAHNPKRVALITGVTGQDGAYLAEYLLGLGYEVHGIKRRSSSFNTARIDHLYQDPHSRNVPFLLHYGDMTDSTNLIRLMQQIRPTEIYNLAAQSHVGVSFESPEYTANADGIGVLRLLEAIRILGMEKETRFYQASTSELYGLVQEVPQKETTPFYPRSPYGVAKLYGYWITVNYREAYGMFASNGILFNHESPIRGETFVTRKITRSVARIETGLEEVLYLGNLEAKRDWGHARDYVEGMHRILQADAPDDFVLATGETRSVREFVELAFAEVGRRIEWRGQGVDETGVDKQSGKTVVRIDPVYFRPTEVDLLVGDASKAREKLGWKPKTSFAQLVKEMVAGDLADARREVANGKPSV, encoded by the coding sequence ATGACGGCTCACAATCCAAAGCGCGTTGCGCTGATCACGGGCGTCACCGGCCAGGACGGCGCCTATCTGGCCGAATATCTGCTCGGCCTCGGCTATGAGGTCCACGGCATCAAGCGGCGGTCGTCCTCGTTCAACACCGCGCGCATCGATCACCTCTACCAGGATCCGCATTCCCGCAATGTGCCGTTCCTGCTGCATTATGGCGACATGACCGACTCGACCAACCTGATCCGGCTGATGCAGCAGATCAGGCCGACCGAGATCTACAACCTCGCCGCCCAGAGCCATGTCGGCGTCAGCTTTGAGAGCCCGGAATACACCGCCAATGCCGATGGCATCGGCGTGCTGCGGCTTCTGGAGGCGATCCGGATCCTCGGCATGGAGAAGGAGACACGGTTTTATCAGGCCTCGACCTCGGAACTCTACGGCCTCGTCCAGGAGGTGCCGCAGAAGGAAACCACGCCGTTCTACCCGCGTTCGCCTTACGGCGTCGCCAAGCTGTACGGCTACTGGATCACGGTCAATTACCGCGAGGCCTATGGCATGTTTGCGTCGAACGGCATCCTGTTCAACCACGAGAGCCCGATCCGCGGCGAGACCTTTGTGACGCGCAAGATCACGCGCAGCGTCGCCCGCATCGAAACCGGCCTGGAAGAGGTGCTCTATCTCGGCAACCTCGAGGCCAAGCGCGACTGGGGCCATGCGCGGGACTATGTCGAGGGCATGCACCGGATATTGCAGGCGGACGCGCCCGACGATTTCGTGTTGGCGACCGGCGAGACCCGTTCGGTGCGCGAGTTTGTCGAACTGGCGTTTGCCGAAGTCGGCCGCCGCATCGAATGGCGCGGCCAGGGCGTCGACGAAACCGGCGTCGACAAACAATCCGGCAAGACCGTGGTCCGCATCGATCCGGTGTACTTCCGGCCGACCGAAGTCGACCTTCTGGTCGGCGATGCCAGCAAGGCGCGCGAGAAGCTCGGCTGGAAGCCGAAGACGTCGTTCGCCCAACTGGTCAAGGAAATGGTCGCGGGCGATCTCGCTGACGCCCGGCGGGAGGTGGCCAATGGCAAGCCTTCCGTTTGA
- a CDS encoding aromatic ring-hydroxylating dioxygenase subunit alpha, translating into MSRQDQINLLKRLLHYVETRTTAMADSPWRNDVSVYTDAERLAEEQRVLFRKHPLVMGFASDWPAPGSFSTDDHAGLPVLIVRGRDSRLRAFLNVCRHRGAKVAQGCGKARLFSCPYHAWTYDLAGQLMGIPDERCFPDVRSERASLVELPLCEKHGLVWVIPTADGSTNFDIDPWLGGLADELASFGFASWSFHDRRLIPETMNWKIVVDTFNEGYHVGFLHRDSLRDILHGNVTDFEAFGLNHRLTFPRRKLERLKAEPEDKWDLMWNTTLVYSLFPNTVLLVQGDHVELARVFPREGRTDRSVMDLGLYVPKAPSTEEERIHWDKNMQLVLDVVTGEDFPTGRSIQIGLTSGAQTHTVYGRNEPAMIHYHQSMRTALGLRV; encoded by the coding sequence ATGAGCAGGCAGGATCAGATCAACCTTTTGAAGCGGCTGTTGCATTACGTGGAGACCCGGACCACGGCGATGGCGGATAGCCCCTGGCGAAACGACGTGTCGGTCTACACGGACGCGGAACGCCTCGCCGAGGAACAGCGGGTTCTGTTCCGCAAGCATCCGCTGGTCATGGGCTTCGCTTCGGACTGGCCCGCGCCGGGGAGCTTCAGCACCGACGACCATGCCGGTTTGCCCGTTCTGATCGTGCGGGGGCGCGACAGCAGATTGCGCGCATTCCTGAACGTATGTCGCCATCGCGGCGCCAAGGTAGCCCAGGGCTGCGGCAAGGCGCGGCTGTTCTCCTGCCCCTATCATGCCTGGACCTACGATCTCGCAGGCCAACTGATGGGCATTCCCGACGAGCGCTGCTTTCCTGACGTGCGCAGCGAACGCGCATCGCTTGTCGAGCTGCCGCTGTGTGAAAAGCACGGTCTTGTATGGGTGATCCCGACCGCGGACGGTTCGACGAATTTCGACATCGATCCATGGCTTGGAGGGCTCGCCGACGAGCTCGCTTCGTTTGGATTTGCGTCCTGGTCGTTCCACGACCGGCGCCTGATTCCGGAGACCATGAACTGGAAGATTGTCGTGGATACGTTCAACGAGGGCTACCACGTCGGTTTCTTGCACCGTGATTCCCTGCGCGACATCTTGCATGGCAACGTGACCGATTTCGAGGCGTTCGGTCTCAACCACCGCCTGACGTTTCCGCGCAGGAAACTCGAGCGGCTCAAGGCCGAGCCTGAGGACAAATGGGATTTGATGTGGAATACGACGCTCGTCTATTCGCTGTTTCCCAACACCGTTCTCCTCGTGCAGGGCGACCATGTCGAACTCGCGAGGGTGTTTCCCCGCGAGGGACGCACGGATCGCTCCGTCATGGACCTTGGGCTTTACGTGCCGAAGGCGCCGAGCACCGAGGAAGAGCGCATCCATTGGGACAAGAACATGCAGCTCGTCCTCGATGTAGTTACGGGCGAGGATTTCCCGACCGGGCGCAGCATTCAGATCGGTCTGACTTCGGGCGCGCAGACGCACACCGTCTACGGTCGCAACGAGCCGGCCATGATCCACTACCATCAGTCGATGCGGACGGCGCTCGGCCTAAGGGTCTGA
- a CDS encoding Crp/Fnr family transcriptional regulator produces MIAADYLKRIAAWSRELNEREIEVARAGIVEKSYRANEHIFMRGDAFDYWTGIVTGLARMSTVSSGGKAATFAGLTAGAWFGEGSVLKSEPRRYDVVALRDTRLALMDRNTFFWLFENSVAFNRFLVRQLNERLGQFIGAVEHGRTLDATSRVARSIASLFNPILYPDLTRHLEVTQEEIGALSGLSRQNANQCLKRLEKEGLLRLEYGGVTIIELEKLRCHGE; encoded by the coding sequence ATGATTGCTGCGGATTACCTCAAGCGCATCGCGGCCTGGTCGCGCGAACTGAACGAACGGGAAATCGAGGTCGCCCGCGCCGGCATCGTGGAGAAATCCTATCGCGCCAATGAGCATATTTTCATGCGGGGCGATGCCTTCGACTACTGGACCGGCATCGTCACGGGTCTTGCCCGGATGAGTACCGTGTCGAGCGGCGGCAAGGCCGCGACCTTTGCCGGCCTCACGGCCGGCGCCTGGTTTGGCGAGGGGTCGGTGCTGAAGAGCGAGCCGCGGCGTTACGACGTGGTCGCATTGCGCGATACCAGGCTGGCGCTGATGGATCGCAACACCTTCTTCTGGTTGTTCGAGAACAGCGTCGCGTTTAACCGCTTTCTGGTCCGGCAGCTCAACGAGCGGCTCGGCCAGTTCATCGGGGCGGTGGAACATGGCCGCACGCTCGATGCCACCAGCCGCGTCGCGCGCTCGATCGCCTCGCTGTTCAACCCAATCCTGTATCCGGACCTGACGCGTCATCTGGAGGTCACCCAGGAGGAGATTGGCGCCTTGTCGGGCCTGTCCCGGCAGAATGCCAACCAGTGCCTGAAGCGGCTGGAGAAGGAGGGCCTGCTTCGACTGGAATATGGCGGGGTCACCATCATCGAACTCGAAAAGCTGCGCTGTCACGGCGAGTAA
- a CDS encoding ABC transporter ATP-binding protein, which translates to MAYTLEVRGVSLRFGGVRALTEVSFGVNEGELFSIIGPNGAGKTSIVNCISGRYKPTEGQLFYRGKDITGLNPNARPRLGIGRTFQNLALFHHMSVLDNIMVGRHHLLKNNFITGSLYWLTGARREELEHRRKVEEIIDFLDLQSVRKATAGTLPYGLRKRVELARAMALEPQLILLDEPMAGMNFEEKEDMARYIVDLNEEFGMTVMMIEHDMGVVMDISHRVMVLDFGRKIAEGDPASVLADPHVKRAYLGEEDELLIDPDDTPAPAESAA; encoded by the coding sequence GTGGCTTACACGTTGGAAGTGCGCGGGGTGTCTCTGCGCTTCGGCGGCGTCCGTGCGCTGACCGAAGTCTCCTTCGGCGTGAACGAGGGCGAATTGTTCTCGATCATCGGCCCGAACGGAGCCGGCAAGACCTCAATCGTCAATTGCATTTCAGGTCGCTACAAGCCGACCGAAGGCCAGCTGTTCTACCGCGGCAAGGACATCACCGGCCTCAATCCGAACGCGCGGCCCCGGCTGGGCATCGGCCGTACGTTCCAGAATCTCGCGCTGTTCCACCATATGAGTGTGCTCGACAACATCATGGTCGGGCGGCACCACCTCCTGAAGAACAATTTCATCACGGGCTCGCTGTACTGGCTGACCGGCGCCCGGCGCGAGGAACTCGAGCATCGCCGCAAGGTGGAGGAGATCATCGATTTCCTCGACCTGCAGTCGGTGCGCAAGGCCACCGCCGGCACCCTGCCCTACGGCCTGCGCAAGCGCGTCGAACTTGCCCGCGCCATGGCGCTGGAGCCGCAGCTGATCCTGCTCGACGAGCCGATGGCCGGCATGAACTTCGAGGAAAAGGAGGACATGGCGCGCTACATCGTCGATCTCAACGAAGAGTTCGGCATGACGGTCATGATGATCGAGCACGACATGGGCGTGGTGATGGATATCTCCCATCGCGTCATGGTGCTGGATTTCGGCCGCAAGATCGCCGAGGGCGATCCGGCGTCCGTGCTCGCCGATCCACATGTGAAGCGCGCCTATCTCGGTGAAGAGGACGAACTCCTCATCGATCCCGACGATACGCCGGCACCTGCGGAGAGCGCAGCATGA
- a CDS encoding long-chain fatty acid--CoA ligase, giving the protein MMDYAGRAAQADTYPKLLRLNAKEHGAEIALREKDLGLWRVFTWNDYQTRVHDFALGMIELGLGRGDVIGIIGDNRPDWVAAEIATHAIGAMSLGLYRDVLDEEAAYLLSYGDAKLVFAEDEEQVDKLLALADRAPNLKHIVYSDPRGMRKYDDPRLMEAEKLATMGRDRAAREPGLYDRLVDATSGEDVAILCTTSGTTANPKLAMLAAGRVLKHCATYLAFDPKGPDDEYVSVLPLPWIMEQVYALGKGLLCRMKVNFVEEPETMMHDFREIAPTFVLFAPRLWESIAADVRAGVMDSSPLKQKLFDIGMKAGLSALAQGKHSMLADQLLFRALRDRLGFTRLRSAATGGAALGPDTFKFFRAMGVPLRTLYGQTELLGAYTLHPFDKVDPDTTGVPMAADIEIRVDNPDVNGVGEIVVRHPNMYLGYYKSPEASAADMKDGWMHSGDAGYFNADRQLVVIDRIKDLAETSRGERFSPQYLENKLKFSPYIAETVVLGAGRDTLAAMICIRYSIISKWAEKNRISFTTYTDLSSRPEVYALLRKEVEGVNATLPPAQRISRFLLLYKELDADDGELTRTRKVRRSVINEKYADIIDAIYGGKSDIPVDTVIRFQDGTTQRIRTTLRVVDLGHDAPMAEAAE; this is encoded by the coding sequence ATGATGGATTACGCGGGGCGCGCCGCCCAAGCCGACACCTATCCAAAACTCCTGCGCCTCAATGCGAAAGAACACGGCGCTGAGATCGCGCTGCGCGAAAAGGATCTCGGGCTGTGGCGCGTCTTCACCTGGAACGACTATCAGACGCGCGTGCATGATTTCGCGCTCGGCATGATCGAACTGGGTCTCGGGCGCGGCGACGTCATCGGCATCATCGGCGACAACCGCCCGGACTGGGTGGCAGCCGAAATCGCAACGCATGCGATCGGCGCCATGAGCCTCGGCCTTTATCGCGACGTGCTGGACGAGGAAGCAGCGTACCTGCTCAGCTACGGTGACGCCAAACTGGTGTTCGCCGAAGACGAGGAGCAGGTCGACAAGCTGCTGGCGCTGGCCGACCGCGCGCCCAACCTCAAGCACATCGTCTATTCCGATCCGCGCGGCATGCGGAAATACGACGATCCGCGCCTGATGGAGGCCGAAAAGCTGGCCACGATGGGTCGCGACCGCGCCGCGCGCGAGCCGGGCCTTTACGATCGGCTGGTCGATGCGACAAGCGGCGAAGATGTCGCGATCCTCTGCACCACCTCGGGCACGACGGCCAACCCCAAGCTGGCGATGCTGGCGGCCGGGCGCGTCCTCAAACACTGCGCGACCTATCTGGCGTTCGATCCAAAGGGGCCGGACGACGAATATGTCTCGGTGCTGCCGCTGCCCTGGATCATGGAACAGGTCTACGCGCTCGGCAAAGGGCTGCTCTGCCGGATGAAGGTGAACTTCGTCGAAGAGCCCGAGACCATGATGCACGATTTCCGCGAGATCGCGCCGACCTTCGTGCTGTTCGCGCCCAGGCTCTGGGAATCGATCGCCGCCGATGTGCGCGCCGGCGTGATGGACTCCTCGCCGCTGAAGCAAAAACTCTTCGATATCGGCATGAAGGCCGGACTCTCGGCGCTGGCGCAGGGCAAGCATTCGATGCTGGCCGACCAGCTGCTGTTCCGCGCGCTGCGCGACCGGCTCGGCTTCACGCGGCTGCGCTCGGCCGCGACCGGCGGCGCCGCGCTTGGGCCGGATACCTTCAAGTTCTTCCGGGCCATGGGCGTGCCGCTGCGCACCCTCTATGGCCAGACCGAACTGCTCGGCGCCTACACGCTGCATCCCTTCGACAAGGTCGATCCGGATACCACCGGCGTGCCGATGGCCGCCGACATCGAGATCCGCGTCGACAACCCCGACGTCAACGGCGTCGGCGAAATCGTGGTGCGTCATCCCAACATGTACCTCGGCTACTACAAGAGTCCGGAAGCTTCGGCCGCCGACATGAAGGACGGCTGGATGCACTCCGGCGACGCCGGCTATTTCAACGCCGACAGGCAACTCGTCGTCATCGACCGCATCAAGGATCTCGCGGAGACCTCGCGCGGCGAGCGCTTCTCGCCGCAATATCTGGAAAACAAGCTGAAGTTCTCGCCCTACATCGCCGAGACGGTCGTGCTCGGCGCCGGCCGGGACACGCTGGCGGCGATGATCTGCATCCGCTACTCGATCATCTCGAAATGGGCGGAGAAGAACCGCATCTCGTTCACGACCTACACCGACCTCTCCTCGCGTCCCGAAGTCTATGCGCTGCTGCGCAAGGAGGTCGAGGGCGTCAACGCCACGCTGCCGCCGGCGCAACGCATTTCCCGCTTCCTGCTGCTCTACAAGGAACTCGACGCCGACGACGGCGAGCTGACCCGCACCCGCAAGGTCCGCCGCAGCGTCATCAACGAGAAATACGCCGACATCATCGACGCGATCTATGGCGGCAAGAGCGATATTCCGGTCGATACCGTGATCCGCTTCCAGGACGGCACCACCCAGCGCATCCGCACCACCCTCCGGGTGGTCGATCTCGGCCATGATGCGCCGATGGCGGAGGCCGCAGAATGA